One genomic window of Salvelinus alpinus chromosome 9, SLU_Salpinus.1, whole genome shotgun sequence includes the following:
- the LOC139584788 gene encoding E3 ubiquitin-protein ligase Siah1 isoform X3 produces the protein MSRQTATALPTGTSKCAPSQRVPTLSGTTASNSDLASLFECPVCFDYVLPPILQCQSGHLVCSNCRPKLTCCPTCRGPLGSIRNLAMEKVANSVLFPCKYASSGCEVTLPHTDKAEHEELCEFRPYSCPCPGASCKWQGSLDAVMPHLMHQHKSITTLQGEDIVFLATDINLPGAVDWVMMQSCFGFHFMLVLEKQEKYDGHQQFFAIVQLIGTRKQAENFAYRLELNGHRRRLTWEATPRSIHEGIATAIMNSDCLVFDTSIAQLFAENGNLGINVTISMC, from the coding sequence ATGAGTCGCCAGACCGCCACAGCGCTGCCCACAGGAACCTCCAAGTGTGCCCCCTCCCAGCGCGTCCCCACCTTGTCCGGCACTACGGCCTCTAACAGCGACCTGGCCAGCCTGTTTGAGTGCCCCGTCTGCTTCGACTATGTGCTGCCCCCTATCCTGCAGTGCCAGAGCGGCCACCTGGTCTGCAGCAACTGCCGACCCAAGCTCACCTGCTGCCCCACCTGCCGGGGCCCACTGGGCTCCATCAGGAACCTGGCCATGGAGAAGGTGGCCAACTCTGTGCTGTTTCCCTGCAAGTATGCGTCGTCGGGCTGCGAGGTGACGCTGCCCCACACAGACAAGGCAGAGCACGAGGAGCTGTGTGAGTTCCGGCCGTACTCCTGCCCCTGCCCAGGGGCCTCCTGTAAGTGGCAGGGCTCGTTGGACGCGGTCATGCCCCACCTCATGCACCAGCACAAATCCATCACCACGCTGCAGGGCGAGGACATCGTGTTCCTTGCCACGGACATTAACCTGCCTGGGGCAGTGGACTGGGTCATGATGCAATCCTGCTTCGGATTCCACTTCATGCTGGTCCTGGAGAAGCAGGAGAAGTACGACGGTCACCAGCAATTCTTTGCCATCGTGCAGCTGATCGGCACGCGGAAGCAGGCTGAAAACTTTGCCTACCGCCTGGAGCTCAACGGGCACCGGCGACGGCTCACCTGGGAGGCCACGCCCCGCTCCATCCACGAGGGCATCGCCACTGCCATTATGAACAGCGACTGCCTAGTGTTTGACACCTCCATCGCGCAGCTGTTCGCTGAGAATGGAAACCTGGGCATCAACGTCACCATATCCATGTGCTGA
- the LOC139584788 gene encoding E3 ubiquitin-protein ligase Siah1 isoform X1 has protein sequence MSGRANVQPMNSWKGVLKLFTCIASRTTANKPKELPTFQEKKKALFRNLMDEEMSRQTATALPTGTSKCAPSQRVPTLSGTTASNSDLASLFECPVCFDYVLPPILQCQSGHLVCSNCRPKLTCCPTCRGPLGSIRNLAMEKVANSVLFPCKYASSGCEVTLPHTDKAEHEELCEFRPYSCPCPGASCKWQGSLDAVMPHLMHQHKSITTLQGEDIVFLATDINLPGAVDWVMMQSCFGFHFMLVLEKQEKYDGHQQFFAIVQLIGTRKQAENFAYRLELNGHRRRLTWEATPRSIHEGIATAIMNSDCLVFDTSIAQLFAENGNLGINVTISMC, from the exons ATGTCGGGCAGAGCTAATGTTCAGCCCATGAACTCATGGAAGGGGGTGCTCAAGCTCTTCACATGCATAGCTTCTAGAACAACCGCCAACAAACCTAAAG AGTTACCCACATTTCAAGAGAAGAAGAAAGCCTTATTTAGGAATCTTATGGACGAAG AAATGAGTCGCCAGACCGCCACAGCGCTGCCCACAGGAACCTCCAAGTGTGCCCCCTCCCAGCGCGTCCCCACCTTGTCCGGCACTACGGCCTCTAACAGCGACCTGGCCAGCCTGTTTGAGTGCCCCGTCTGCTTCGACTATGTGCTGCCCCCTATCCTGCAGTGCCAGAGCGGCCACCTGGTCTGCAGCAACTGCCGACCCAAGCTCACCTGCTGCCCCACCTGCCGGGGCCCACTGGGCTCCATCAGGAACCTGGCCATGGAGAAGGTGGCCAACTCTGTGCTGTTTCCCTGCAAGTATGCGTCGTCGGGCTGCGAGGTGACGCTGCCCCACACAGACAAGGCAGAGCACGAGGAGCTGTGTGAGTTCCGGCCGTACTCCTGCCCCTGCCCAGGGGCCTCCTGTAAGTGGCAGGGCTCGTTGGACGCGGTCATGCCCCACCTCATGCACCAGCACAAATCCATCACCACGCTGCAGGGCGAGGACATCGTGTTCCTTGCCACGGACATTAACCTGCCTGGGGCAGTGGACTGGGTCATGATGCAATCCTGCTTCGGATTCCACTTCATGCTGGTCCTGGAGAAGCAGGAGAAGTACGACGGTCACCAGCAATTCTTTGCCATCGTGCAGCTGATCGGCACGCGGAAGCAGGCTGAAAACTTTGCCTACCGCCTGGAGCTCAACGGGCACCGGCGACGGCTCACCTGGGAGGCCACGCCCCGCTCCATCCACGAGGGCATCGCCACTGCCATTATGAACAGCGACTGCCTAGTGTTTGACACCTCCATCGCGCAGCTGTTCGCTGAGAATGGAAACCTGGGCATCAACGTCACCATATCCATGTGCTGA
- the LOC139584788 gene encoding E3 ubiquitin-protein ligase Siah1 isoform X2, protein MDEEMSRQTATALPTGTSKCAPSQRVPTLSGTTASNSDLASLFECPVCFDYVLPPILQCQSGHLVCSNCRPKLTCCPTCRGPLGSIRNLAMEKVANSVLFPCKYASSGCEVTLPHTDKAEHEELCEFRPYSCPCPGASCKWQGSLDAVMPHLMHQHKSITTLQGEDIVFLATDINLPGAVDWVMMQSCFGFHFMLVLEKQEKYDGHQQFFAIVQLIGTRKQAENFAYRLELNGHRRRLTWEATPRSIHEGIATAIMNSDCLVFDTSIAQLFAENGNLGINVTISMC, encoded by the exons ATGGACGAAG AAATGAGTCGCCAGACCGCCACAGCGCTGCCCACAGGAACCTCCAAGTGTGCCCCCTCCCAGCGCGTCCCCACCTTGTCCGGCACTACGGCCTCTAACAGCGACCTGGCCAGCCTGTTTGAGTGCCCCGTCTGCTTCGACTATGTGCTGCCCCCTATCCTGCAGTGCCAGAGCGGCCACCTGGTCTGCAGCAACTGCCGACCCAAGCTCACCTGCTGCCCCACCTGCCGGGGCCCACTGGGCTCCATCAGGAACCTGGCCATGGAGAAGGTGGCCAACTCTGTGCTGTTTCCCTGCAAGTATGCGTCGTCGGGCTGCGAGGTGACGCTGCCCCACACAGACAAGGCAGAGCACGAGGAGCTGTGTGAGTTCCGGCCGTACTCCTGCCCCTGCCCAGGGGCCTCCTGTAAGTGGCAGGGCTCGTTGGACGCGGTCATGCCCCACCTCATGCACCAGCACAAATCCATCACCACGCTGCAGGGCGAGGACATCGTGTTCCTTGCCACGGACATTAACCTGCCTGGGGCAGTGGACTGGGTCATGATGCAATCCTGCTTCGGATTCCACTTCATGCTGGTCCTGGAGAAGCAGGAGAAGTACGACGGTCACCAGCAATTCTTTGCCATCGTGCAGCTGATCGGCACGCGGAAGCAGGCTGAAAACTTTGCCTACCGCCTGGAGCTCAACGGGCACCGGCGACGGCTCACCTGGGAGGCCACGCCCCGCTCCATCCACGAGGGCATCGCCACTGCCATTATGAACAGCGACTGCCTAGTGTTTGACACCTCCATCGCGCAGCTGTTCGCTGAGAATGGAAACCTGGGCATCAACGTCACCATATCCATGTGCTGA